A window of the Oryza brachyantha chromosome 5, ObraRS2, whole genome shotgun sequence genome harbors these coding sequences:
- the LOC121054528 gene encoding B-box zinc finger protein 22-like, whose product MKVLCSACEAAEASVLCCADEAALCARCDREVHAANRLAGKHQRLPLLAPGGGVAAPAALASPPAPAPPKCDICQECHAYFFCLEDRALLCRSCDVAVHTANAFVSTHRRFLLTGVQVGQEQDDHCPEHPPEPSPPPPPPAAKSDPAPLFGGEGGGFSWDAADTQDAAASSLPDWSVVNEQFGSPAPPCHTETAPAAAMTPPPPKRSPRAPAAFGGQGGMMDWPLGEFFGGFTDFNGGFGFGDSGTSKADSGKLGSSTDGSPYYRSSSEENQNDDELFGQVPEIQWSEPELPSPPTASGLHWHRLPANARGRGRDSTAAFVPDICSPDGSLRHCFPATSKRRRQR is encoded by the exons ATGAAGGTGCTGTGCAGCGCgtgcgaggcggcggaggccagCGTCCTCTGCTGCGCCGACGAGGCCGCGCTGTGCGCGCGCTGCGACCGCGAGGTCCACGCCGCCAACCGCCTCGCCGGGAAGCACCAGCGCCTCCCGCTCCTCGCCcccggcggcggggtggcggccCCGGCCGCgctggcctcgccgccggcgccggcgccgcccaagTGCGACATATGCCAG GAGTGCCACGCCTACTTCTTCTGCCTCGAGGACCGCGCGCTGCTCTGCCGGAGCTGCGACGTCGCCGTGCACACCGCCAACGCCTTCGTCTCCACgcaccgccgcttcctcctcaCGGGTGTCCAGGTCGGCCAGGAGCAGGACGACCACTGCCCGGAGCACCCACCGGagccgtctcctcctccgccgccgccggcggcgaagagcgACCCGGCCCCGCTcttcggcggcgaggggggagGGTTCAGCTGGGACGCCGCCGACACGCAGGACGCGGCCGCGAGCAGCCTCCCCGACTGGTCGGTCGTCAACGAGCAGTTCGgctccccggcgccgccgtgccacacggagacggcgccggcggccgccatgactcccccgccgccgaagAGGAGCCcccgcgcgccggcggcgttcGGCGGCCAGGGCGGCATGATGGACTGGCCCCTCGGCGAGTTCTTCGGCGGCTTCACCGACTTCAACGGCGGCTTCGGCTTCGGCGACAGCGGCACCTCCAAG GCGGACAGCGGGAAGCTGGGAAGCAGCACCGACGGCTCGCCGTACTaccggtcgtcgtcggaggAGAACCAGAACGACGACGAGCTCTTCGGGCAGGTGCCAGAGATCCAGTGGTCGGAGCCGGAGctcccctccccgccgacGGCCTCGGGGCTCCACTGGCACCGCCTCCCGGCCAACgcacgcggccgcggccgcgacaGCACCGCCGCCTTCGTGCCGGACATCTGCTCCCCGGACGGCTCCCTCCGGCACTGCTTCCCGGCCACCTCCAAGCGCCGCAGGCAACGGTAG